A stretch of Desulfurivibrio alkaliphilus AHT 2 DNA encodes these proteins:
- a CDS encoding FAD-dependent oxidoreductase, which yields MILVERYGFLGGNATAALVMPLMSFDTDKPRREKEGATTLFRTDHGPGEPVIAGVLNSFLQRLTQAGGAAAPTLKTGYTVPFDPETFKLVAMEMLDEAGVHFLFHALAGETIVTRNTIKGVVFETKSGPVVIRAKAVVDGTGDGDVAASAGAPYETGREDDRLVQPMTLMFRMADFERTAFENYVKEHPEQWRGVHGLWDLVQQATLKGDLRLPREDILFFGTPHEKEVVVNSTRVNRVLGSDVWDWSYAEWQSRAQMRQISAFLRKYVPGFEQAYVLQSGAQAGVRETRRIIGEYQLTADDVLTARKFPDVVAPNTYPIDIHNPEGMGTVIKRVPQGEAYDIPLRCLLPRKIDNLIVAGRCISGTHEAHSSYRVMPVSVATGQAAGVCAALAVKTGRIPRSLPAGEVQAELLRQGAELGIKKPR from the coding sequence GTGATTCTGGTGGAGCGCTACGGGTTTCTGGGCGGCAACGCCACGGCGGCCCTGGTCATGCCACTGATGTCTTTTGATACCGATAAACCGCGCCGGGAAAAGGAGGGGGCGACCACCCTTTTCCGTACCGATCACGGTCCCGGCGAACCGGTCATTGCCGGAGTACTCAACAGTTTTCTGCAACGCCTGACCCAGGCGGGCGGAGCCGCCGCCCCTACGCTCAAAACCGGCTACACGGTGCCTTTTGATCCCGAGACTTTCAAGCTGGTTGCCATGGAGATGCTGGACGAAGCGGGGGTTCACTTCCTTTTTCACGCCCTTGCCGGAGAGACCATCGTCACCAGGAACACCATTAAAGGTGTGGTTTTTGAAACCAAATCGGGCCCGGTGGTTATTCGCGCCAAGGCGGTGGTGGACGGTACCGGCGACGGCGATGTGGCTGCCAGTGCCGGAGCGCCCTATGAAACCGGTCGCGAAGATGACCGGCTGGTTCAGCCCATGACCTTGATGTTCCGGATGGCGGATTTCGAACGAACGGCCTTTGAAAATTATGTCAAAGAGCATCCCGAGCAGTGGCGTGGGGTTCACGGCCTGTGGGATCTGGTGCAGCAGGCCACCCTAAAGGGAGATCTGCGGTTGCCGAGGGAAGATATTCTCTTCTTCGGCACCCCCCACGAAAAGGAGGTCGTCGTCAACAGCACCCGGGTCAATCGGGTGCTGGGCAGCGATGTGTGGGACTGGTCCTATGCCGAATGGCAGAGCCGGGCCCAGATGCGTCAGATTTCAGCTTTTTTGCGCAAATACGTCCCCGGTTTCGAGCAGGCCTACGTGTTACAGAGCGGGGCTCAGGCCGGGGTTCGGGAGACCAGAAGGATCATCGGTGAATATCAACTGACCGCCGATGATGTGCTGACGGCCCGCAAGTTTCCCGATGTGGTGGCCCCCAATACCTATCCCATCGACATTCACAACCCCGAAGGGATGGGCACGGTCATCAAGAGAGTACCCCAGGGCGAGGCCTACGATATCCCTCTGCGCTGCCTGTTGCCCCGAAAAATCGACAACCTGATCGTGGCGGGCCGCTGCATCTCCGGCACCCATGAGGCCCATTCCTCCTACCGGGTGATGCCGGTTTCGGTGGCCACCGGTCAGGCCGCCGGGGTTTGCGCCGCTTTGGCCGTCAAAACCGGCCGGATACCGCGGTCTCTGCCGGCGGGGGAAGTGCAGGCGGAACTGTTGCGGCAGGGAGCTGAACTGGGAATCAAAAAACCACGTTGA
- a CDS encoding NAD(P)/FAD-dependent oxidoreductase, producing the protein MPEQDYDCIIIGAGPGGLQAAIHLARFNRRVILIDQGGGRTRHALHLENYLGLIAGSGKALVDTGIKQIQSFGVTFRHDQVSSVQRDHDFFVVGTGKGADYRAPYLILSTGGAENLPRIMGMNRFFGRSIFTCVDCDGYHTTGKKLVILGRSLQTVRLALAMKQMFTPNITLVMPAGRLPDDHAELLAEDEIRFIEGEAEEFLGDGELTGVKLTDGRQLSCQVVMLSYSYILNDSFLTELSLQREADGKKLATDHNCETSTKNLFALGALRAGNAQAIIAAGQGAMVGIEINQRLLEL; encoded by the coding sequence ATGCCAGAACAGGACTACGATTGTATCATCATCGGGGCCGGCCCCGGTGGCCTTCAGGCCGCCATCCACCTGGCCCGCTTCAACCGCCGGGTCATCCTGATCGACCAGGGCGGCGGCCGCACCCGCCATGCCCTGCACCTGGAAAACTATCTCGGGCTGATCGCCGGTTCGGGCAAGGCCCTGGTAGACACCGGGATCAAACAGATCCAGTCCTTTGGGGTGACCTTCCGGCACGATCAGGTGAGTTCAGTCCAAAGAGATCATGATTTTTTCGTGGTCGGCACCGGCAAAGGGGCCGACTACCGGGCCCCCTACCTTATACTGTCCACTGGGGGAGCCGAAAATTTGCCCCGGATTATGGGGATGAACAGATTTTTCGGCCGCTCGATCTTCACCTGTGTCGATTGCGACGGTTACCACACCACGGGCAAGAAACTCGTTATCCTGGGGCGATCGCTACAAACCGTCCGGCTGGCCCTGGCCATGAAACAGATGTTTACCCCGAATATCACCCTGGTCATGCCCGCCGGCCGCCTGCCCGACGACCACGCCGAGCTGCTGGCCGAAGATGAAATCCGGTTCATCGAGGGTGAAGCGGAGGAATTTCTGGGCGATGGCGAGCTGACCGGGGTTAAGCTGACCGACGGCCGGCAACTTTCCTGCCAGGTGGTCATGTTGAGTTACAGCTATATCCTGAATGATTCTTTCCTAACCGAACTTTCCCTGCAGCGGGAAGCCGACGGCAAGAAGCTGGCCACCGATCATAATTGCGAAACCTCGACTAAAAATCTTTTCGCCCTGGGGGCCCTCCGGGCGGGCAACGCCCAAGCCATTATCGCCGCCGGCCAGGGGGCCATGGTGGGAATTGAGATCAACCAACGCTTGCTGGAACTTTGA
- a CDS encoding rhodanese-like domain-containing protein codes for MKSVKLTIMAMAMAMFWGLLTLVPGAMAAEVSVAKLHAVMSDAPAQGFWQIRADELHEWIKQERTDFVVVDVRPNPAEFAAGHIPGAIQIPVQGILSPESLAKLPKDKKLILICVTGQTQNLPVVPLRALGYDAYTMSFGYSAWIHDYHGAHTMQQAIENAAPGKFPLFK; via the coding sequence ATGAAAAGTGTAAAATTGACCATAATGGCGATGGCGATGGCGATGTTCTGGGGCTTATTAACCTTGGTTCCCGGCGCTATGGCGGCTGAAGTGTCCGTCGCCAAGTTGCATGCCGTAATGTCCGACGCACCGGCTCAGGGATTCTGGCAAATAAGAGCCGATGAGTTGCATGAGTGGATCAAGCAGGAGAGGACTGACTTCGTGGTTGTTGATGTCCGGCCCAATCCGGCCGAATTTGCCGCCGGCCATATCCCCGGCGCCATCCAGATTCCGGTGCAGGGTATCTTGAGTCCGGAAAGCCTGGCTAAACTGCCCAAGGACAAGAAGTTAATTCTGATCTGTGTTACCGGGCAGACCCAGAATCTGCCGGTGGTTCCCCTGCGGGCCCTCGGTTATGACGCTTATACCATGTCTTTTGGGTATTCCGCCTGGATTCACGATTATCATGGCGCCCATACGATGCAGCAGGCGATTGAGAACGCCGCGCCTGGAAAATTCCCGCTGTTTAAGTAG